A single region of the Undibacterium piscinae genome encodes:
- a CDS encoding chemotaxis response regulator protein-glutamate methylesterase, with protein MSGKIKVMLVDDSAVVRQVLAALLGKDGGIEVIASAPDPIFAMDKMNVQWPDVIVLDVEMPRMDGITFLKKIMSIRPTPVVICSTLTEKGAATSMQAMAAGAIAIVTKPKAGLRNFLELDEGDIVQAVKAAAASNMRHVKAMTMAPFNPTQKLTIDQAMPSSDGAQTSLSAMSVTTDKLVAIGTSTGGTQALELVLTQLSRTVPGIVIVQHMPEKFTAAFADRLNSICQIEVLEAKNGDRVIPGRALVAPGGRHMQVKRSGAQYHVEVIDAPPVNRHRPSVDVLFRSVAKCAGRNVLGIIMTGMGDDGALGMREMHDAGAETIAQDEKTCVVYGMPKEAVKLGAVDKITPLTNIAGLIEAYGRKHG; from the coding sequence ATGAGTGGGAAAATTAAAGTTATGCTGGTCGATGATTCCGCCGTCGTCAGGCAAGTTCTTGCCGCCTTACTGGGCAAGGATGGCGGCATAGAAGTGATTGCATCGGCACCAGATCCCATCTTCGCCATGGATAAAATGAATGTCCAATGGCCAGACGTGATTGTGTTAGATGTGGAGATGCCAAGAATGGATGGCATTACTTTTCTAAAAAAAATTATGTCGATACGTCCAACCCCAGTCGTCATTTGCTCTACGCTCACAGAAAAAGGGGCTGCGACTTCAATGCAAGCGATGGCTGCAGGGGCAATTGCGATAGTAACCAAACCGAAGGCAGGTCTGAGGAATTTTTTGGAGCTTGATGAAGGCGATATTGTTCAGGCGGTAAAGGCGGCTGCAGCTTCGAATATGCGGCACGTAAAAGCGATGACCATGGCACCGTTTAATCCGACGCAGAAACTGACCATTGATCAAGCCATGCCGTCCAGCGATGGTGCTCAAACCTCCTTATCGGCAATGTCCGTCACTACCGATAAATTAGTGGCTATCGGCACATCGACTGGTGGCACTCAGGCACTTGAATTAGTCCTGACACAATTATCCCGCACGGTTCCCGGCATTGTGATAGTGCAACATATGCCAGAAAAATTTACCGCTGCTTTTGCCGACAGACTTAATAGTATTTGCCAAATTGAGGTGCTCGAAGCAAAAAATGGCGATCGTGTCATACCCGGTCGGGCATTGGTAGCCCCAGGTGGTCGTCATATGCAGGTAAAACGCAGTGGCGCCCAATATCATGTAGAAGTCATTGACGCTCCGCCTGTCAACCGGCATCGCCCTTCTGTCGATGTATTGTTCCGCTCAGTCGCCAAATGCGCAGGTAGAAATGTGCTGGGGATTATCATGACCGGAATGGGTGATGATGGTGCGCTAGGCATGCGTGAAATGCACGATGCAGGTGCCGAAACTATCGCACAAGACGAAAAAACCTGCGTGGTCTATGGAATGCCGAAGGAAGCGGTAAAACTCGGTGCCGTGGATAAAATCACTCCGCTTACGAATATCGCCGGATTGATAGAAGCGTATGGAAGAAAACACGGATGA
- a CDS encoding chemotaxis protein CheD: MDEPGFYIDIFLQPGEFYFGDRETRIRTILGSCVSITLWHPKKHIGGMCHYMLPKNKRHGHNAELDGRYAEDTIHLFMHEIKKSRTHPHDYEVKIFGGGNQFPDQDKRVFSVSDQNVEVGRRLLAQHGFKIKSEHMGGNGHRNIMFDLWSGDVWVKHVEKVMMP, translated from the coding sequence ATGGACGAGCCTGGTTTTTACATTGATATTTTTCTACAGCCCGGGGAATTTTACTTCGGTGACAGGGAGACCCGCATCCGCACGATACTTGGCTCCTGTGTATCGATTACTCTCTGGCATCCAAAAAAACATATAGGAGGCATGTGCCACTATATGCTTCCAAAAAATAAACGCCACGGTCACAATGCTGAACTCGATGGTCGCTATGCGGAAGACACCATACACCTATTCATGCATGAAATTAAAAAATCCCGCACTCATCCACATGATTATGAAGTGAAAATTTTCGGCGGTGGCAACCAGTTTCCGGATCAAGACAAACGGGTATTTTCGGTGTCCGATCAAAACGTTGAAGTCGGACGCCGCTTGCTGGCACAGCATGGTTTTAAAATCAAATCAGAGCATATGGGGGGCAATGGCCATCGGAATATCATGTTCGACCTTTGGTCGGGCGACGTCTGGGTTAAGCACGTAGAGAAAGTGATGATGCCATGA
- a CDS encoding SAM-dependent methyltransferase has protein sequence MQAKQGRGVTSVTLKKEEFEWISRFLYQRTGITLNEGKQALVMGRLDKRLRSRNLASYGDYFALLGRPGYEDETTAAIDLLTTNETYFFREPKHFEFLHKVVFPQYARLRGIRIWSAASSSGEEAYTIAMTLAEHFPGDGWEVVGTDISTRVLEKATRGLYPMSAAEKIALPVLKKYCLRGRDEYEDFFLVDANLRKKVHFSMANLIEPLPDLGLFEVIFLRNVMIYFDMDTKEKLVQRLYEKLRPGGYFIISHSETLNGINSALKLVGPSIYRRDP, from the coding sequence ATGCAAGCTAAGCAAGGACGTGGCGTTACATCGGTCACCTTAAAGAAAGAGGAGTTTGAGTGGATATCTCGTTTTCTGTATCAGCGTACCGGCATTACCCTCAATGAAGGAAAACAAGCTCTGGTGATGGGGCGGCTGGATAAGCGTTTGCGCAGTCGTAACCTGGCTAGCTATGGCGACTATTTCGCGTTACTCGGCCGCCCTGGATACGAAGATGAGACTACGGCAGCAATTGATTTGCTAACAACTAACGAAACCTACTTTTTCCGTGAACCTAAGCACTTCGAATTTTTACACAAAGTAGTATTTCCACAATATGCACGTCTGCGTGGGATACGTATCTGGAGCGCTGCCAGTTCTAGTGGTGAAGAGGCCTACACGATTGCAATGACCTTAGCGGAACACTTTCCGGGAGATGGATGGGAGGTTGTCGGCACTGATATCTCTACCCGTGTTCTTGAAAAGGCGACACGAGGTTTGTATCCGATGTCGGCTGCAGAAAAAATTGCTCTCCCTGTGCTGAAAAAATATTGTTTAAGAGGTCGGGACGAATACGAAGATTTTTTTCTAGTGGACGCAAATTTACGTAAAAAAGTCCATTTCAGCATGGCAAATCTCATTGAGCCTTTACCGGATCTAGGTTTATTTGAAGTAATTTTTTTACGGAATGTCATGATCTATTTTGACATGGACACTAAGGAAAAATTAGTACAACGTCTATATGAGAAGTTACGTCCTGGCGGATATTTTATTATCAGTCATTCAGAAACCTTGAACGGGATCAATTCAGCACTAAAACTAGTAGGACCATCCATCTATCGACGCGACCCTTAA
- a CDS encoding purine-binding chemotaxis protein CheW has protein sequence MGAIATESKGGALVKNDARIPQESGQYLTFVLGGEVYALGILKIKEIIQYGDLTEVPMMPNFIRGVINLRGRVVPVVDLAARFGRGITSVSRRTSVVIIEMEQNEESEGQSIGIMVDAVNEVVDIAASEIEPPPSFGAKIRPDFISGMAKQTGRFIIVLNLDQVLSMEEMIALGQSMSGTSNSVTESENAS, from the coding sequence ATGGGAGCAATCGCGACAGAAAGTAAAGGCGGGGCTCTGGTGAAAAATGATGCCAGAATCCCGCAAGAGTCGGGGCAATACCTGACCTTTGTGCTGGGCGGTGAAGTCTACGCGCTCGGTATTTTAAAGATCAAGGAAATCATCCAGTACGGCGATTTAACAGAAGTGCCGATGATGCCTAATTTTATCCGTGGCGTAATCAATTTGCGCGGTAGGGTGGTGCCGGTAGTCGATCTTGCTGCCCGTTTTGGCAGAGGCATAACCAGCGTCTCTCGCCGTACCAGCGTTGTGATTATCGAGATGGAGCAAAATGAGGAAAGCGAGGGTCAGAGCATAGGTATCATGGTCGACGCAGTCAATGAAGTGGTGGATATCGCTGCTTCCGAGATTGAGCCGCCCCCCTCATTTGGCGCCAAAATCCGTCCCGATTTTATCAGCGGAATGGCCAAGCAGACCGGGCGCTTCATTATCGTACTCAACCTCGACCAGGTATTGTCGATGGAAGAAATGATCGCACTAGGTCAATCCATGAGTGGTACAAGCAATTCTGTGACGGAGTCGGAGAATGCAAGCTAA
- a CDS encoding PAS domain-containing protein, translating into MKQATIQLVQDSWKEVAKIALQAAELFYKNLFEADPSLQGLFKGDMQSQGKKLMQMIGAAVGKLNDLNSLVPILQSLGQRHAAYGVKDRHYQTVGAALLKTLGQGLGDAFTPSVKAAWTEVYGVMSDTMIQATKSQLQPRSNSMSQKTPSFLSKMFSGEQLEQQDEEIASLQRRVAERDAQLAELQDQSQEMRAQLSAVNVLKNALEVVTGNVMIADANNNVIFMNKSVDNMLSNAENDIRKDLPTFSTSKVMGSNIDIFHKNPAHQRDMLARLRDTYRTQITVGGRIFGLVATPIMDKAGVRQGTVVEWADKTVEIAAREAELKAAAENTRIKNALDKCSTNVMIADANNHIIYMNETVAAMMQGNENELRKSLPNFNARKLIGENIDVFHKNPAHQRSMLSALTTTYRTQIQVGSLAFGLIANPINDAEGKRVGTVVEWADRTVEIAAREAELKAAAENTRIKNALDKCTTNVMIADAGNNIIYMNETVAAMMQRNEAELRKSLPNFNSRQLIGENIDVFHKNPAHQRGMLAALKTTYRTQIQVGSLYFGLIANPITDVKGERVGTVVEWNDRTAEVEVEKEVGNIVEGAVNGNFTNRINEEGKTGFFAKLSNDINLLMATSDVGLNDVLRVLGALAKGDLTATIDKDYSGTFGALKDASNETVDKLSQIVTDVINATDALSNASEQVSSTSQALSQAASEQAASVEETSASIEQMAAGINQNAENAKVTDGIAGKASKEAIEGGDAVKRTVSAMKEIASKIGIIDDIAYQTNMLALNAAIEAARAGEHGKGFAVVAAEVRKLAERSQIAAKEIGDLAGGSVKTAERAGELIDEIVPGIGRTSDLVQEIAAASQEQSAGVGQINTAMNQMNQITQQNASSSEELAATAEEMTSQAEQLMELVGFFNLGQPSGGSRLGSHESKSNKRQNAAPKRSKAVASSGFDDAKFERF; encoded by the coding sequence GTGAAACAAGCAACGATCCAACTAGTCCAGGATTCTTGGAAAGAAGTAGCAAAGATCGCGCTGCAAGCAGCAGAGCTTTTTTATAAGAATCTGTTTGAGGCTGACCCTTCCCTGCAAGGATTGTTCAAGGGTGATATGCAGAGTCAGGGGAAAAAATTAATGCAGATGATAGGTGCTGCGGTAGGCAAACTCAACGATCTGAACAGCCTGGTCCCCATCCTTCAATCGCTGGGGCAACGTCATGCGGCATATGGCGTGAAAGACCGCCACTACCAGACAGTTGGTGCAGCCCTGCTTAAGACGTTAGGACAGGGTTTGGGAGACGCTTTTACACCATCGGTGAAAGCCGCCTGGACCGAAGTTTACGGAGTCATGTCAGACACTATGATCCAAGCAACAAAATCACAACTACAACCGAGGAGCAATTCAATGAGCCAAAAGACCCCGTCCTTTCTCTCCAAAATGTTCAGCGGAGAACAGTTGGAACAACAAGATGAGGAGATAGCCAGTTTACAACGCAGAGTCGCCGAACGCGATGCGCAACTCGCGGAGCTACAGGATCAATCTCAGGAGATGCGTGCACAACTGAGCGCGGTTAATGTACTGAAAAATGCCCTGGAAGTCGTGACTGGCAACGTCATGATCGCTGATGCAAATAACAACGTGATATTCATGAACAAATCGGTGGACAACATGCTGTCCAATGCCGAGAATGACATTCGCAAAGATTTGCCCACTTTCTCGACCAGCAAGGTCATGGGATCCAACATCGACATATTTCACAAAAACCCTGCTCACCAACGCGATATGCTGGCCAGGTTACGTGATACCTACCGCACGCAAATCACGGTGGGCGGCCGTATATTTGGTTTAGTTGCTACGCCTATCATGGACAAGGCAGGCGTACGGCAGGGTACCGTCGTGGAATGGGCGGATAAAACAGTAGAAATCGCGGCTCGTGAAGCCGAGCTCAAAGCCGCAGCAGAAAATACCCGCATCAAAAATGCGTTGGACAAATGCAGCACTAACGTCATGATTGCCGATGCCAACAACCACATCATCTATATGAATGAGACAGTGGCGGCGATGATGCAGGGTAATGAAAACGAGTTGCGGAAAAGCCTGCCTAACTTTAATGCGCGCAAACTTATTGGTGAAAACATCGATGTTTTCCACAAAAATCCAGCCCACCAACGCAGCATGCTATCGGCACTGACAACCACCTACAGGACACAAATCCAGGTAGGCAGCCTGGCTTTTGGATTGATTGCAAATCCTATTAACGATGCTGAAGGAAAGCGTGTTGGCACCGTAGTTGAATGGGCAGATCGCACCGTGGAAATTGCCGCCCGTGAAGCCGAACTTAAAGCCGCAGCAGAAAATACCCGCATCAAAAACGCACTGGACAAGTGCACCACCAATGTAATGATAGCAGATGCCGGCAACAATATCATTTACATGAATGAAACAGTAGCCGCCATGATGCAACGCAACGAGGCAGAATTACGCAAGAGCCTGCCCAACTTTAACTCGCGCCAGCTCATAGGCGAAAATATTGACGTGTTCCACAAGAACCCCGCTCATCAACGCGGCATGCTGGCCGCACTCAAAACTACTTATCGGACCCAGATTCAAGTCGGAAGTTTGTATTTTGGGCTGATTGCCAATCCTATTACGGATGTGAAAGGCGAACGGGTTGGTACCGTAGTGGAATGGAATGATCGCACTGCCGAAGTAGAAGTAGAAAAAGAAGTAGGCAACATCGTTGAGGGTGCGGTGAATGGCAACTTTACCAATCGCATTAATGAAGAAGGCAAGACCGGCTTCTTCGCAAAACTCAGTAATGACATTAATCTGTTAATGGCAACCAGCGATGTCGGACTCAACGATGTCTTACGTGTGCTGGGAGCCTTAGCCAAAGGCGATCTCACTGCAACAATAGACAAAGATTACAGTGGTACCTTCGGTGCACTCAAAGACGCCAGCAATGAAACGGTCGACAAACTTTCGCAGATCGTCACCGACGTAATTAACGCTACTGATGCGCTATCCAACGCATCAGAACAAGTATCATCGACCTCCCAGGCTCTATCGCAAGCAGCCAGTGAACAAGCTGCCAGCGTAGAAGAAACCAGTGCCAGCATAGAACAAATGGCGGCTGGAATTAACCAAAATGCCGAAAACGCCAAAGTCACCGACGGCATCGCCGGCAAGGCATCTAAAGAAGCGATAGAAGGCGGCGATGCAGTCAAGCGCACGGTTTCAGCCATGAAAGAAATCGCTTCCAAAATCGGCATCATTGATGACATCGCCTATCAGACCAATATGCTGGCATTAAACGCAGCGATAGAAGCGGCACGCGCCGGAGAACACGGCAAAGGCTTTGCGGTGGTGGCAGCTGAAGTACGTAAGCTGGCAGAACGCAGCCAGATTGCGGCAAAAGAAATCGGTGACCTGGCGGGTGGCAGCGTTAAAACCGCGGAGCGTGCGGGTGAGTTAATCGATGAAATTGTCCCCGGCATTGGGCGCACCTCGGATCTGGTACAAGAGATTGCCGCCGCATCGCAAGAGCAATCTGCCGGAGTAGGGCAGATTAATACGGCAATGAATCAGATGAACCAGATCACGCAGCAAAATGCTTCTTCCAGTGAAGAGTTGGCGGCAACGGCAGAAGAAATGACTAGCCAGGCCGAGCAATTGATGGAATTGGTAGGGTTCTTCAACCTAGGACAGCCAAGTGGTGGCAGTCGCCTGGGTTCACACGAGTCCAAATCGAACAAACGCCAGAACGCAGCTCCGAAGCGCAGCAAAGCGGTCGCCAGTTCAGGCTTTGATGATGCTAAATTTGAGCGTTTCTAG
- a CDS encoding chemotaxis protein CheA, producing the protein MNFEEEMKAALDTFVVESRELLQDMEDGLLGLEHDDNPADAIGAIFRAAHTIKGSSGLFGLDHIVQFTHVVESVLDMLRNDEITVSSDLIAVLLPCRDHISALIDGVAAGVTHETPEQTTIGTALHVRLRRFLNHESSDAIGSEVAHHHAETPKSSGGGAIDNGNWYLSLRFGPDCLRNGMDPLSFIRYLSTLGDVVNLITVTDKIPSIDKMDAETCYLGFEVVLKSSATKEAIENVFEFVREDSVIRIVPPNSKMDEYIEIINALPDDNELLGEILIKSGVLTKHELDECLRLQAQRHRSNDGQTKEAPIGEILVKQEMLQQPILNAALNKQQQVKETKAREKQNIRVDAERLDKLIDLVGELVIAGAGTNLRASKSNDIGLLESTSEVMRLVEEVRDSALQLRMVPIGTTFSRFQRVVRDVSIELGKDILLEIGGGDTEVDKSVVDKIGDPLMHLVRNSMDHGIEAPAMRAARGKPAQGILRLNAYHESGSIVIEVSDDGGGLNRDKILAKAIERGLVPTGASLSDKEIYALIFEPGFSTADQVSNLSGRGVGMDVVKRNVTSLRGTIEIDSEIGVGATMRIRMPLTLAIIDGFLVGVGTSSFVVPLDNVIECLELPASCGDNDFMDLRGEVLPFIRIRNLFDIEGNLPRRQNIVVVGYGSTKAGLVVDRLMGEFQTVIKPLGKLFVHLEGIGGSTILGSGEVALILSISAMLQQYTRKAHQQHLQLPSSATG; encoded by the coding sequence ATGAATTTCGAAGAAGAAATGAAGGCAGCGCTTGACACGTTTGTAGTCGAAAGTCGCGAGTTATTGCAGGATATGGAAGATGGCTTGCTTGGATTGGAGCATGACGATAATCCAGCCGATGCGATTGGTGCCATATTCCGTGCAGCTCATACGATCAAAGGCTCATCCGGACTTTTTGGTTTAGACCATATAGTTCAATTTACGCATGTCGTCGAGAGCGTACTTGATATGCTGCGTAATGATGAAATTACGGTATCGTCTGATCTCATTGCGGTTTTACTCCCTTGCAGAGACCATATTAGCGCCCTGATTGACGGAGTCGCTGCGGGAGTAACTCATGAAACCCCTGAGCAAACGACAATAGGGACCGCCTTACATGTACGTTTGCGGCGATTTCTCAATCACGAATCATCTGATGCAATAGGTTCGGAAGTCGCGCACCACCACGCCGAAACGCCGAAGTCGTCCGGCGGCGGCGCTATCGATAATGGCAATTGGTATCTGTCTTTGCGCTTTGGGCCTGATTGCCTGCGCAATGGCATGGATCCTTTATCCTTCATTCGTTACCTGAGTACATTAGGTGATGTAGTCAACCTTATTACCGTTACGGATAAAATTCCCTCCATTGACAAAATGGATGCGGAAACCTGCTATTTGGGTTTCGAAGTAGTTCTGAAAAGTAGTGCGACTAAAGAAGCGATAGAAAACGTTTTTGAATTTGTCCGGGAAGACAGCGTCATTCGTATCGTGCCGCCGAATAGCAAAATGGACGAGTACATCGAGATTATCAATGCCCTGCCAGATGATAATGAATTACTCGGCGAAATATTAATTAAGAGCGGCGTTCTTACAAAACACGAATTAGATGAGTGCCTGCGTCTTCAGGCGCAACGACATCGCTCCAACGACGGCCAAACCAAAGAAGCGCCTATCGGTGAAATTCTGGTCAAGCAAGAAATGCTGCAACAACCGATCTTAAATGCGGCATTAAATAAGCAACAACAGGTAAAAGAAACCAAGGCACGCGAAAAACAAAATATCCGGGTCGATGCAGAACGCCTCGATAAATTGATCGATCTAGTGGGTGAACTAGTCATCGCCGGTGCCGGCACCAATCTACGCGCCAGCAAGTCGAATGATATTGGACTACTCGAATCCACCAGCGAAGTCATGCGTCTGGTCGAAGAAGTGCGAGATAGTGCCTTACAGCTTCGTATGGTGCCAATAGGTACGACATTCAGCCGTTTCCAACGTGTGGTACGGGATGTCAGCATAGAACTGGGCAAGGATATTCTCTTAGAAATAGGCGGCGGCGATACCGAAGTAGATAAGTCGGTCGTAGATAAAATCGGTGACCCTTTGATGCATCTGGTTCGCAACTCTATGGATCACGGCATAGAAGCGCCAGCCATGCGCGCGGCGCGCGGCAAACCAGCCCAAGGTATTCTACGCCTGAATGCCTATCATGAGTCAGGCAGCATCGTGATCGAAGTCAGCGATGACGGCGGAGGTCTCAATCGCGACAAGATCTTGGCCAAAGCCATAGAACGTGGACTAGTCCCAACCGGAGCCAGTTTAAGCGACAAAGAAATTTATGCCTTAATTTTCGAGCCTGGTTTCTCTACCGCAGATCAGGTCTCGAATTTATCAGGGCGTGGCGTCGGCATGGATGTCGTAAAACGCAATGTCACGTCGCTTCGTGGCACGATAGAAATCGACAGTGAAATCGGGGTTGGAGCCACCATGCGCATCCGCATGCCTCTCACGCTTGCCATCATAGACGGGTTCCTGGTTGGCGTTGGTACCTCATCCTTCGTGGTTCCGCTTGATAATGTCATCGAATGCTTAGAATTACCCGCAAGTTGTGGGGATAATGATTTTATGGACTTACGCGGTGAAGTTCTTCCTTTCATACGGATACGCAATTTATTCGATATCGAAGGAAATCTCCCCCGACGCCAGAATATTGTCGTGGTCGGTTATGGCAGTACCAAAGCTGGTCTGGTAGTAGACAGGCTGATGGGCGAGTTTCAAACCGTGATTAAGCCGCTAGGAAAATTATTCGTTCACCTTGAAGGCATAGGCGGCTCCACAATATTAGGCAGCGGTGAGGTTGCACTCATACTAAGTATTTCTGCCATGTTGCAGCAATATACGCGTAAAGCACATCAACAACATCTACAATTACCAAGCTCAGCAACCGGATAG
- a CDS encoding STAS domain-containing protein: METLAVTGELTIYTAATEKHNLQTFLEKGDDLELNLSQVSEMDSAGLQVLIALKQEAGRQKKKLRYSMHSKAVLEVLELTNMTSSFGDQVILT; the protein is encoded by the coding sequence ATGGAAACGCTTGCGGTAACTGGTGAATTGACAATTTACACTGCAGCAACCGAGAAACATAATCTGCAAACATTTTTAGAAAAAGGCGATGATCTGGAGCTCAATTTGTCTCAGGTTTCAGAGATGGATAGCGCCGGTTTACAAGTGCTCATCGCATTAAAGCAAGAAGCAGGTCGCCAAAAGAAAAAATTGCGCTATTCAATGCACAGTAAGGCAGTACTCGAAGTCTTAGAATTAACCAACATGACAAGCAGTTTCGGTGATCAGGTAATTTTGACTTAG
- a CDS encoding response regulator, whose protein sequence is MSKTVMVVDDSASVRQVVGLALRGAGYTVIEGVDGMDALSKLKGQKIHLIISDVNMPNMDGITFVTEVKKLPLYKFTPVIMLTTESQEGKKLQGQAAGARAWVVKPFQPAQMLAAVSKLILP, encoded by the coding sequence ATGTCCAAGACAGTTATGGTAGTAGACGACTCAGCTTCTGTCAGACAGGTAGTAGGCTTGGCGCTTCGTGGTGCCGGCTATACCGTAATTGAAGGCGTGGATGGAATGGATGCCCTATCCAAACTTAAAGGGCAAAAAATACATTTGATTATTTCCGATGTCAATATGCCCAATATGGATGGAATTACCTTTGTAACAGAGGTAAAAAAACTTCCTCTGTACAAATTTACCCCAGTTATTATGCTGACAACAGAGTCGCAAGAAGGTAAAAAACTTCAAGGCCAAGCGGCCGGAGCAAGGGCTTGGGTGGTCAAGCCTTTTCAACCAGCTCAAATGCTCGCCGCCGTATCAAAACTCATTTTGCCCTAA